The Stutzerimonas stutzeri DNA window TGGCCATGGACATGAACACGGCTTTCGACCTGGAGGTGAAGAAGCATTGCCCGCAGGCCGAAGTGGTGTACGACCTGTTTCACGTCGTCGCGCGCTACGGTCGGGATGTGATCGACCGAATCCGGGTCGACCAGGCCAACCTTCTGCGCGAAGACAAGCCGGCACGAAAGGCGGTCAAGCAGAGTCGTTGGCTGCTGCTGCGCAACCGCGACAACCTGAAGGACGGACAGGCCGTGCAGTTACAGGAGCTGCTTGCTGCCAACCAGCCGTTGGCTACGGTCTATGTGCTCAAGGATGCGCTGAAGGATGTTTGGTACGCCCCCAGCGTACGAGAGGGTTGGCGACGCTGGCGAACCTGGCTGCGACATGCTCGCGAGAGCGACCTCGCGCCGCTGCAACGCTTCGCTCGCAACCTGCGCAAATACGCGCGAGGCATCCTTGCCAGTGCTCACTTCCACATGCATACCAGCGTCCTTGAGGGTGTTAACAACCGCATCAAGGTAATCAAGCGCATGGCCTATGGATTCCGGGACTCGGAGTACTTCTTCCTGAAAATCAAGGCCGCCTTCCCCGGGAAAGCGCGATGAACCTTTTTTTTGCGTTCAGCCTCTACGTGAGTGCCAGACGGCATCAGTGCTTGATCGCGACTTCATAGAGGTAATCGGGAAGCGGATCGATCACCACCTGCTGCCCCTGGTAATGGGCCTTGACCGCTTCGCGCGGTACGACGCCATGGGGGACCCGCTGGTCGCCGCCCAGCCGCTGGCGAGCACGGTAGTCGATGACGCAGCCATCGGCTTCGACCCAGAAGTGTGGCGCAACCACCTTACCGTCCAGCTCGACCTGCCCCAACATCGCACGGTACGGAATACGCTGCTTGGCCAGACGCGTCACGACCAGGCGGCTCATCGCGTCGCACTCGACCTTTGCGGCATCCAGATCGTCAAGCAAGTCCTTCAACTGGGGTTCGTTCATCTGCAGTGGCCCTCGGTTGGCCTCATGGTGTAAACGAGCGCCACTATAGACCAAAGTCTAATGCGGCGTAATGCCGCAATTTTCTTGCCAACGCTTCGCTGGCAAACCGAACGGATTCCGCCACGCGGGCAACAAAAAAGCCGCGGAGGCGATTCGACGCCTGCGCGGCTTTCCTTGGAACGACCGGACCGCCGGGTCCGATCAGTCGTGCTTGGCGCCGTGAGCCTGCTGGTCGGCGTGGTACGAGGAGCGCACCAGCGGGCCCGAGGCGACGTTCTTGAAGCCCATCTTCATGCCTTCCTCGGCAAACCAGGCGAAGGTGTCCGGGTGCACGAAGCGCTGCACCGGCAGATGGTTGCGCGACGGCTGCAGATACTGGCCGAGGGTCAGCATGTCGATGTCGTGCTCGCGCATGCGCTGCATGACCTCGATGACTTCCTCGTCGGTCTCGCCAAGGCCGAGCATCAGCCCCGACTTGGTTGGCACGCCCGGCACGCGCTGCTTGAACTTCTCCAGCAGATCCAGCGACCACTCGAAGTCCGACCCCGGGCGCGAGGACTTGTACAACCGCGGCACGGTTTCCAGGTTGTGGTTGAACACATCCGGCGGCTCAGTGGCGGTGATATCCAGGGCGATCTCCATGCGCCCGCGATAATCCGGCACCAGGGTCTCCAGCTGAATGGACGGCGACAGCTTGCGAATCTCACGCAGGCAGTCAGCGAAATGCTGGGCGCCGCCGTCGCGCAGGTCATCCCGGTCCACCGACGTGATGACCACGTACTTCAGGCGCATGTCGGCGATAGCCTGGGCGAGGTTCTTCGGCTCATCCGGGTCCAGCGCGTTCGGCCGGCCGTGGCCGACGTCGCAGAACGGGCAGCGGCGCGTGCATATGTCGCCCATGATCATGAAGGTGGCGGTACCGCTGGAGAAGCACTCGCCCAGGTTCGGGCAGGAGGCCTCCTCGCAGACGCTGTGCAGCTTGTGCTTGCGCAGGGTCTGCTTGATCTGGTCCACCTCCGGCGATACCGGGATGCGCACGCGAATCCAGTCCGGCTTCTTCGGCAATTCATCGGTGGGGATGATCTTCACCGGAATCCGCGCGACCTTCTCGGCACCGCGCAGTTTGACGCCAGCCTCAACCTTGGCCGGGCGCTTGCCTGCCGTTTCTACACTACTCATAAGCTTCGATTCCGCCCGCGAGGGTCTTCTGTTGCGCGTATCCGAGCTGCCGGACCAGATGATCACGCAGTCGATCGGCCACTTCAGAGATGTCGATCGGCCCGATCAGGTCACGCAACTGGGTCATGGGCAACCCTGCATAACCGCAGGGGTTGATGCGCCGGAAAGGTTCGAGATCCATGTCCACGTTCAGCGCCAGGCCGTGGAAGGACCGGCCGTTGCGAATGCGCAGGCCCAGGGAAGCGATCTTCGCGCCGCCGACATAAACGCCCGGTGCATCGGGCTTGGCCACCGCCTCGACGTCGTACCCGGCCAGCAGATCGATCAGACTCCGCTCGATGCGGCTGACCAGCTCACGCACGCCGATGCCGAGCCGACGTACGTCCAGCAACAGGTAGCCGACCAGCTGACCCGGCCCGTGATAGGTGACCTGACCGCCGCGGTCCACCTGCACCACCGGAATCTCGCCCGGAAACAGCAGGTGCTCGGCCTTGCCGGCCTGGCCTTGCGTGAATACGGGCGGATGCTGCAGCAGCCAGATCTCGTCGCCGCTGTCGGCATCGCGCGTATTGGTGAAATGCTGCATGGCCTGCCAGGCAGCCCGATACTCGATCAGCCCTAGCTCACGCACACCCACGTCGTGGGTCATCACAGCACCATGTGGACACGACCGGTGGCCCGCAGGTCGACATGGATGGCCTGCAGCTGCTCGACACCGGTGGCGGTGATCAGCACCTGCAGCGAAAGGAAGCGTCCGTTGCGGCTGTCACGGGTGACCACGGTGGTCTCGTCGAAGTCCGGCGCATGGCGCTGAATGACTTCGATCACCACCTCGCGGAACCCCTCGCCGGCCTCGCCGATCACCTTGATCGGGTAGCGCTCGCAGGGGAAGTCGATCTTGGGTGCAGCGATATCGTCTTGGCTATTGGTCATGGCGTAACGGACTCGTGATCCGCACGTGCGCCGCGGCGGGGTCAGCCGGAGCGCACTCGAGCGTGGTCAGTTGAACAGGCTGTAGAAGAACAGGCGAATGCTATCCCAAAAACGGCGGAACAGCCCACCCTCTTCGACGGTTTCCAGCGCCACCAGATCGGTGCTGCGCACGACCTTGTCGTCCAGCTTGACCTCGACCTTGCCGATCACGTCGCCCTGCTGGATCGGCGCGGTCAGCGTGCCGTTGAAGCTCATGACAGCCTGCAGCTTCTCCACCTGGCCGCGTGGCAGAGTCATGGTCAGGTCCTGAGCCAGACCGGCCTTGAGCTTGCTCTGCTGTCCCTTCCAGACCTGGGCTTCGGCCAGCTCGGTGCCTTTCTGGTAGAAGGTGCGGGTCTCGAAGAAGCGGAAGCCGTAGGTCAGCAGCTTCTGGGTCTCCGCGGCACGGGCCTGCTCGCTGTCGGTACCGAACACCACGGAGATCAGGCGCATGTTGTCACGCACGGCGGACGCCACCAGGCAGTAGCCGGCCTCTTCGGTGTGGCCGGTCTTCAGGCCGTCGACGGTCTTGTCGCGCCACAGCAGCAGGTTGCGGTTGGGCTGCTTGATGTTGTTCCAGAAGAATTCCTTCTGCGCATAGATCGCGTAGTGCGCAGGGTCTTCGTAGATGATCGCCCGCGCCAGCTTTGCCATGTCATTGGCCGAGGAGTAGTGCTCCGGATGCGGCAGGCCGGTGGCGTTGACGAAGTGAGTGTTGCTCATCCCCAGGCGCTGCGCGGTGCTGTTCATCATGTCGGCGAAGGCTTCTTCGCTGCCGGCGATGTGCTCGGCCATTGCGACACTGGCGTCGTTGCCCGACTGGATGATGATGCCGTGCAGCAGGTCATCCACCGAAACCTGGGTGTTGACCTGGATGAACATGCGCGAGCCGCCGGTACGCCAGGCCTTCTCGCTGACGGTGACCATGTCGTTGTCGCTGATCTGCCCTTTCTGGATCTCCAGGGTGGCGATATAGGCGGTCATCAGCTTGGTCAGGCTGGCCGGTGGCAGGCGTTCGTCGCCGTTGTGCTCGACCAGCACCTCGCCGCTGGCGGCGTCCATCAGCATGTAGGACTTGGCCGCCAGCTGCGGAGCCGACGGCAGGATCTGGACCGCCCAGACGGTCGGAGCGACCGTCAGCAGAGTCAGGACAATGAAGCGTTGCACGAGGCTGGTGATGTTCATCCGAATCTCAAGTTAGTCAGGTAAAACAAGGCAGGGATTGCAAAGGCTCAGTCGGCCGCGACCCGCCGCGGCTGCCCGAGGTTGGCCAGGCGAACGCTCTGCTCGAGCTGCACGGCCTCATCCGGCGTGTCGATGGGCCCCAGCCGCACCCGGTGCAGGGTCTGCTGGTTGTGTACCACCGAGCTGATGAACACCGGTGCAGACACCACGCCGCTCAGCTTGTCCTTGAGCAGCTGTGCCGCATCCGGATTGGCGAAGGCGCCAACCTGGAGAAACAGGCCAGAGGCTGCGGGCGAAGCGTTTTTTTTTGCGTCGATTTCCAGCGGCACCGTCGCCGCAGCGTGCTGCTGCGGCGGCGGGGTGTACTGTTCGATCGGCTGGGCGATGCTGGTGGCCGGCTTGCTCGCCGCCATCTGCGGCTGCGCCATCATCGCCGGAACGGGGCGCCCCTGCGCCGCCCACCACTGCTGCGGATCGATGCCCTCGACCTTGACCCGCGCCGTGCCGGTCTCGGCGAACCCCAGTTTCTTCGCCGCGGCGAAGGACAGGTCGATGATCCGGTCGGAATAGAACGGGCCGCGGTCGTTGACGCGCAACGTCACGGTGCGTCCGTTATCCAGATTGGTGACCTTGACGTAGGTGGGCAGCGGCAGGGTCTTGTGCGCCGCGCTCATGCCGTAGAGGTCGTACTTCTCGCCATTGGCAGTGGGCTGCCCGTGGAACTTGGTGCCGTACCAGGATGCCGTCCCGGTGGCCGAGTAACGATGGCCATCGCTGATGGGGAAGTAGGTCTTGCCCAGCACCGTATAGGGGTTGGCCTTGTACGGTCCGTAATGCGGCATCGGCACGGCGTCCGGGATCTGCGAGACGTCCACGTCCCACCAGGGCGCGCCATCCTTGTGCGGCCGCGCGTAATCGCCAGCGCCGCTACTGGTGGTGCTCTTGCTCGGCGTGGTGCTCGGCGCCGGGGTCGAGGAGCAGCTTGCCAGCAGGGCTCCCGTCACGCCCAAGGCGACCAGTCTTGTCCAGAGAGGGCTCATTGTTCGCCTCGCGCGTCAGCCAGCAGCTGGGACAGCTGATGTACGGCCATGGCGTACATCACGCTGCGGTTATAGCGGGTGATCACATAGAAGTTGGGCAGGCCCAGCCAATATTCGTCGCCCTCGGCGCCTTCCAGGCGGAAAGCGGTCACGGCGGTCTGGTCTGCCACCGACTTGTCGAACTGCCAGCCAAGGGCGCGCATTTCTCCGGCGTTCTTCTGCGACTCGAGGCCGACGGTCAGGCCTTCCTCGAAGCGCTCGCCAGAGACCTTCGCCCGTGCCACTACAGGTTCACCGGCGGCCCAGCCATGCTGCTTGAAATAGCTCGCGGCGCTGCCGATGGCGTCGGTGGGGTTGTTCCAGATGTCGATGTGGCCGTCACCATCGAAGTCCACGGCATAGGCGCGGAAGCTGCTCGGCATGAACTGCGGCAGGCCCATGGCCCCGGCATAGGAGCCCTTGAGAGTCAGCGGGTCGACCTGCTCCTCGCGGGTCAGCAGCAGGAATTCCTTGAGCTGCTGGCGGAAGAAGGGCTGACGCGGCGGGTAGTCGAAGCCCAGGGTCGATAACGCATCGATCACGCGATGGCTGCCGGTGTTGCGACCATAGAAGGTTTCCACGCCGATGATCGCCACGATGATTTCGGCCGGCACGCCGTACTCGGCTTCGGCACGGGACAGCGCCGCCTCGTTCTCGCGCCAGAAGTCGACACCCTGGGCGACGCGCGAGTCGGTGAGGAAGATCGGCCGATATTCCTTCCACGGCTTGACCCGCTCGGCCGGCCGCGAAATGGCGTCGAGAATGGCCTGCTTGCGCTCGGCCTGCTTGAACAGATCACGCAGCTGTTCGCTGGCGAAACCGTAGTCGCGGGTCATCTCCGCGATGAACTCGTCCACGTTGGCGCCGGTGTAATCCGCGGCCTGCAGCGGCACGCTCCCCAGCACAGCGCCGGCCAAGCCTACGCTACCCAGCATCCGTGCCACCCAGCCCCGCCGTAATGAAGTCAACAAAGTCACTCTCGTCAAACCTGTGCGATCCACTTGCGATGGGTGTGGATCGACATCAAAACCCCGAACCCTGACAGCAGGGTCACCAATGAAGTTCCACCGTAACTGATGAAGGGCAAAGGCACCCCCACCACCGGCAACAGCCCACTGACCATACCGATATTGACGAAAACGTAAACAAAGAAGGTCATCGTCAACGCACCGGCCAGCAGTTTTCCGAACAGCGTCTGGGCCTGCACGGTGATCACCAGGCCGCGGGTGATCAGCAGGATATACACCAGCAGGAGCAGGCAGACTCCGACCAGACCGAACTCTTCGGCGAGCACGGCGATGATAAAGTCAGTATGGCTTTCCGGCAAAAAATCCAGGTGCGACTGGGTGCCGGCCAGCCAGCCCTTGCCGAACACCCCACCCGAACCGATCGCCGCCTTCGACTGGATGATGTTCCAGCCGGTGCCCAGCGGATCGCTTTCCGGATCGAGGAAGGTCAGCACCCGCTGCTTCTGGTAGTCGCGCAACACGAAGTACCACATTGCCACGGCGATCGGCACCACCGCCGTCACCGCACCGATGATCCAGCGCCAGCGCAACCCCCCGATGAACAGCACAAAGGCGCCGGAAGCCAGGATCAGCAACGCGGTACCCAGATCGGGCTGCTTCAGGATCAGCACGAAGGGCACCAAGATCAGTGACAGGCTGATCGCGGTGTGCTTGATGCTGGGCGGCAGGCTGCGCGAGGACAGGTACCAGGCGATCGTCATCGGCATGATGATCTTCATGAATTCCGACGGCTGGAAACGAATCACGCCGGGGATGTTGATCCAGCGCGTCGCCCCCATCGCCGTGTGTCCGGCCACCTCGACCGCGACCAGCAACGCCACGACGCCGAGATAGCCCAGCGGCACCCAGCGCGCCATGAACCGCGGCTCGAACTGGGCGATCACCAGCATGGCGCCGAGGCCGAGTCCGAAGGAGGTGGCCTGCTTGATGACCAGATCCCAGTTCTTGCCACTGGCCGAATAGAGGATGAACAGGCTGCCGGCGGCCAGTACCAGCAGCAGCACCAGCAGCAGCCCGTCGATATGCAGGCGCTGCAACAGGCTGGCGCGGCGGCGCAACACGTCCTCGCGGGACAGGGTACGGTCGAAATTGCCGCTCATGGCTTCTTCCCTTCGGCAGTCAGCGGCGGCGCGAACTCGGCCTTGAGCTTGCCCTCCTCGTCGAGCAGCCAGGCATCCATCACCTGCTTGGCCACCGGTGCGGCGACGCCGGAACCGGACTCGCCGTTCTCCACCATCACCGCCACCGCGATCTTCGGGTCATGCACCGGGGCAAAGGCAACGAACAGGGCATGGTCGCGATGGCGCTCGGCCAGCTTGGCACTGTCGTATTTCTCGCCCTGGCGGATCGCCACGACCTGTGCAGTACCGCTCTTGCCGGCGATGCGATAGACCGAGCTTTCGCCGACCTTCCGCGCCGTACCCCGGGCGCCGTGCAGTACCTGCTCCATGCCGTGGGTCGCGTAATCCCAGAAGCGCGGATCGCGCAGCTGGATATCCGGCAGCGGTTCCGGATCCACCGGCGGCTCGCCACCGATGCTGCGCGCCAGGTGTGGGCGAATCCACTTGCCGCGGGTCGCCATCAGCGCCGTGGCCTGAGCCAGCTGCAGTGGCGTGGCCTGCATGTAACCCTGACCGATGCCGAGAATGACCGTCTCGCCGGGATACCAGGGCTGGCGATAACGCGCCCGCTTCCAGTCACGCGACGGCATCAGCCCGGCGGTTTCCTCGTACATGTCCAGCGACACGCGCTGGCCAAGACCGAAGCGGGTCATGTAGTCGTACATGCGATCGACGCCCAGCTTGTGCGCCATGTCGTAGAAATAGGTGTCGTTGGAACGGGCAATGGCCAGGTCGAGATCGACCCAGCCGTCGCCGCTGCGATTCCAGTTGCGGTACTTGTGCTGCACGTTGGGCAGCTGGAAGAAGCCCGGGTCGAAGACCCGGCTGGTGGGCGTGATCACCCCGGCATCGAGGCCGGCCACCGCCATCATCGGCTTGATGGTCGAGCCCGGCGGATACAGCCCGCGCAGCACGCGGTTGTACAGCGGCCGGTCGATGGAGTCGCGCAGCTCGCCATAGTCCTTGAAGCTGATACCAGTGACGAACAGGTTGGGGTTGAAGCTTGGCTGGCTGACCATCGCCACCACCTCGCCGGTGTCCGGCAGCAGCGCGACGATCGCACCACGGCGCCCGCCCAGCGCCTCCTCGGCGGCTTCCTGCAGATCCAGATCGAGGGACAGGGTGATGTCCTTGCCGGGTATCGGATCGGTCCGCTTGAGCACCCGCAGGACCCGTCCGCGGGCGTTGGTCTCGACTTCCTCGTAGCCGACCTGGCCGTGCAGCTCGTCCTCGTAGAACTTCTCGATGCCGGTCTTGCCGATGTGGTGCGTGCCGGCATAGTTGACCGGGTCGAGCTGCTTGACCTCCTGCTCGTTGATCCGCCCGACGTAGCCTACCGAATGGGCGAAATGCGGCCCCTGCGGATAATGACGGACCAGCTGCGCCGCCACCTCGATGCCCGGCAGACGGAACTGGTTCACCGCGATACGGGCGATCTGTTCCTCGGACAGCTCGTACATGATCGGTACCGGCTCGAACGGCCGCCGCCCCTGCAGCACGCGCTTCTCGAACAGCCCGCGCTCCTCCTCGCCCAGCTCCAGAATCTCCACCACCGCGTCGAGCACGACCCGCCAGTCGCCAGCGCGCTCGCGGGTGACGGTCAGACTGAAGCTCGGGCGGTTGTCGGCGATGACCCGCCCCTGGCGGTCGAAGATCAGCCCGCGGTTGGGCGGGATCGGCTGCACGTGAACGCGGTTGTTCTCCGACAGCGTCGAGTGGTGCTCGAACTGCACGACCTGCAGGTAGTACATGCGCGCCACCAGCACACCGATCAGCAGCAGCACGAAAACGAGGCCCACGATCACGCGTTGGCGCACCAGCACGGCGTCCTTTTCATGATCCTTGAGCTGAATCGGTTGCGGCATATCGAAGGCGTTCGCGTACTACTTGTGATAGGGGTGACCGGACAGCAACGTCCAGGCGCGATAGATCTGTTCGCCGATCAGGATTCGTACCAGCGGGTGCGGCAGGGTCAGCGGCGACAGCGACCAGCGCTGCTCGCTGCGTGCACAGACCTCAGGTGCCAGCCCTTCCGGGCCGCCCACCATGAGGTTGACGTTGCGAGCATCGAGCCGCCAGCGTTCGAGTTCCGCGGCCAGCTGCTCGGTGCTCCAGGGTTTGCCGTGCACCTCGAGCGTGACGATACGCTCGCCCGGCTGGACCTTGCCCAGCATGGCCTCGCCTTCCTGGCGAATCAACCGTGCCACGTCAGCGTTCTTGCCACGGGTGTTGAGCGGGATTTCGTGCAGCTCCAGCGGCAGCTCGGACGGCAGGCGTTTGACGTATTCCTGCCAGCCGTCCTCGACCCAGCGCGGCATCTTCGAGCCGACCGCGACCAGCTTGATCCGCACGGTTTACTCCGGGTCGTGGGCGTGCTGCGCGCGGCTCTGCTCGGCGCCCTGCCACAGGCGCTCGAGGTCGTAGAACTGGCGAGTCGGCACCTGCATCACGTGGACGACCACATCGCCGAGGTCGAGCAGCGCCCACTCGCCGCCGTCCAGCCCTTCGCTGCCGAGCGGGCGTACACCCTGCTCCTTGGCCTTTTCCAGCACGTTCTCGGCCAGCGATTTGACGTGCCGGCTGGAGCTGCCGCTGGCGATGATCATGTAGTCGGTGACGCTGGTCTTGCCCTGGACATCGATGGTGGTGATGTCCTGGCCTTTCAGATCTTCCAGGGCGGCGACCGCCAGCTGGACCAAAGCTTCAGTTTGCATAACGTGAAAACAACCTCAGTTCGACGCCCGGTACAGTCCGTGCGCGTTGATATAAGCCAGTACGGCATCGGGAACCAGGAATCGGACCGACTTGCCGCTGGCCAGCAATTGGCGAATCTGCGTGGCGGACACTTCCAAGGGTGTCTGCCAGACGAAGGCGATCTGTCCGCTGCCGCCGCTGAGCGCCTGCGGGTCCGGCACGCTGCGCGCGGCCAGCAGATCACGCAGTTCCTGCGGTGCCTCGCTACCGGCAT harbors:
- the lipA gene encoding lipoyl synthase; the protein is MSSVETAGKRPAKVEAGVKLRGAEKVARIPVKIIPTDELPKKPDWIRVRIPVSPEVDQIKQTLRKHKLHSVCEEASCPNLGECFSSGTATFMIMGDICTRRCPFCDVGHGRPNALDPDEPKNLAQAIADMRLKYVVITSVDRDDLRDGGAQHFADCLREIRKLSPSIQLETLVPDYRGRMEIALDITATEPPDVFNHNLETVPRLYKSSRPGSDFEWSLDLLEKFKQRVPGVPTKSGLMLGLGETDEEVIEVMQRMREHDIDMLTLGQYLQPSRNHLPVQRFVHPDTFAWFAEEGMKMGFKNVASGPLVRSSYHADQQAHGAKHD
- the lipB gene encoding lipoyl(octanoyl) transferase LipB; translated protein: MTHDVGVRELGLIEYRAAWQAMQHFTNTRDADSGDEIWLLQHPPVFTQGQAGKAEHLLFPGEIPVVQVDRGGQVTYHGPGQLVGYLLLDVRRLGIGVRELVSRIERSLIDLLAGYDVEAVAKPDAPGVYVGGAKIASLGLRIRNGRSFHGLALNVDMDLEPFRRINPCGYAGLPMTQLRDLIGPIDISEVADRLRDHLVRQLGYAQQKTLAGGIEAYE
- a CDS encoding DUF493 domain-containing protein, whose protein sequence is MTNSQDDIAAPKIDFPCERYPIKVIGEAGEGFREVVIEVIQRHAPDFDETTVVTRDSRNGRFLSLQVLITATGVEQLQAIHVDLRATGRVHMVL
- a CDS encoding D-alanyl-D-alanine carboxypeptidase family protein, producing the protein MNITSLVQRFIVLTLLTVAPTVWAVQILPSAPQLAAKSYMLMDAASGEVLVEHNGDERLPPASLTKLMTAYIATLEIQKGQISDNDMVTVSEKAWRTGGSRMFIQVNTQVSVDDLLHGIIIQSGNDASVAMAEHIAGSEEAFADMMNSTAQRLGMSNTHFVNATGLPHPEHYSSANDMAKLARAIIYEDPAHYAIYAQKEFFWNNIKQPNRNLLLWRDKTVDGLKTGHTEEAGYCLVASAVRDNMRLISVVFGTDSEQARAAETQKLLTYGFRFFETRTFYQKGTELAEAQVWKGQQSKLKAGLAQDLTMTLPRGQVEKLQAVMSFNGTLTAPIQQGDVIGKVEVKLDDKVVRSTDLVALETVEEGGLFRRFWDSIRLFFYSLFN
- a CDS encoding septal ring lytic transglycosylase RlpA family protein is translated as MSPLWTRLVALGVTGALLASCSSTPAPSTTPSKSTTSSGAGDYARPHKDGAPWWDVDVSQIPDAVPMPHYGPYKANPYTVLGKTYFPISDGHRYSATGTASWYGTKFHGQPTANGEKYDLYGMSAAHKTLPLPTYVKVTNLDNGRTVTLRVNDRGPFYSDRIIDLSFAAAKKLGFAETGTARVKVEGIDPQQWWAAQGRPVPAMMAQPQMAASKPATSIAQPIEQYTPPPQQHAAATVPLEIDAKKNASPAASGLFLQVGAFANPDAAQLLKDKLSGVVSAPVFISSVVHNQQTLHRVRLGPIDTPDEAVQLEQSVRLANLGQPRRVAAD
- the mltB gene encoding lytic murein transglycosylase B — translated: MLGSVGLAGAVLGSVPLQAADYTGANVDEFIAEMTRDYGFASEQLRDLFKQAERKQAILDAISRPAERVKPWKEYRPIFLTDSRVAQGVDFWRENEAALSRAEAEYGVPAEIIVAIIGVETFYGRNTGSHRVIDALSTLGFDYPPRQPFFRQQLKEFLLLTREEQVDPLTLKGSYAGAMGLPQFMPSSFRAYAVDFDGDGHIDIWNNPTDAIGSAASYFKQHGWAAGEPVVARAKVSGERFEEGLTVGLESQKNAGEMRALGWQFDKSVADQTAVTAFRLEGAEGDEYWLGLPNFYVITRYNRSVMYAMAVHQLSQLLADARGEQ
- the rodA gene encoding rod shape-determining protein RodA, whose protein sequence is MSGNFDRTLSREDVLRRRASLLQRLHIDGLLLVLLLVLAAGSLFILYSASGKNWDLVIKQATSFGLGLGAMLVIAQFEPRFMARWVPLGYLGVVALLVAVEVAGHTAMGATRWINIPGVIRFQPSEFMKIIMPMTIAWYLSSRSLPPSIKHTAISLSLILVPFVLILKQPDLGTALLILASGAFVLFIGGLRWRWIIGAVTAVVPIAVAMWYFVLRDYQKQRVLTFLDPESDPLGTGWNIIQSKAAIGSGGVFGKGWLAGTQSHLDFLPESHTDFIIAVLAEEFGLVGVCLLLLVYILLITRGLVITVQAQTLFGKLLAGALTMTFFVYVFVNIGMVSGLLPVVGVPLPFISYGGTSLVTLLSGFGVLMSIHTHRKWIAQV
- the mrdA gene encoding penicillin-binding protein 2 — protein: MPQPIQLKDHEKDAVLVRQRVIVGLVFVLLLIGVLVARMYYLQVVQFEHHSTLSENNRVHVQPIPPNRGLIFDRQGRVIADNRPSFSLTVTRERAGDWRVVLDAVVEILELGEEERGLFEKRVLQGRRPFEPVPIMYELSEEQIARIAVNQFRLPGIEVAAQLVRHYPQGPHFAHSVGYVGRINEQEVKQLDPVNYAGTHHIGKTGIEKFYEDELHGQVGYEEVETNARGRVLRVLKRTDPIPGKDITLSLDLDLQEAAEEALGGRRGAIVALLPDTGEVVAMVSQPSFNPNLFVTGISFKDYGELRDSIDRPLYNRVLRGLYPPGSTIKPMMAVAGLDAGVITPTSRVFDPGFFQLPNVQHKYRNWNRSGDGWVDLDLAIARSNDTYFYDMAHKLGVDRMYDYMTRFGLGQRVSLDMYEETAGLMPSRDWKRARYRQPWYPGETVILGIGQGYMQATPLQLAQATALMATRGKWIRPHLARSIGGEPPVDPEPLPDIQLRDPRFWDYATHGMEQVLHGARGTARKVGESSVYRIAGKSGTAQVVAIRQGEKYDSAKLAERHRDHALFVAFAPVHDPKIAVAVMVENGESGSGVAAPVAKQVMDAWLLDEEGKLKAEFAPPLTAEGKKP
- the rlmH gene encoding 23S rRNA (pseudouridine(1915)-N(3))-methyltransferase RlmH; its protein translation is MRIKLVAVGSKMPRWVEDGWQEYVKRLPSELPLELHEIPLNTRGKNADVARLIRQEGEAMLGKVQPGERIVTLEVHGKPWSTEQLAAELERWRLDARNVNLMVGGPEGLAPEVCARSEQRWSLSPLTLPHPLVRILIGEQIYRAWTLLSGHPYHK
- the rsfS gene encoding ribosome silencing factor; this encodes MQTEALVQLAVAALEDLKGQDITTIDVQGKTSVTDYMIIASGSSSRHVKSLAENVLEKAKEQGVRPLGSEGLDGGEWALLDLGDVVVHVMQVPTRQFYDLERLWQGAEQSRAQHAHDPE